DNA from Prosthecobacter fusiformis:
CACCTTTACCGTGGCTGCGGATGGTAAGTTCAAGATGGCCGGGAAAATGCCTGATGGTGAAGTGTTCACGAATACCACCTTTGTGGGCCCGATGGGTGAAGTGGCGGTTTACCAGCACATGTATAAGGCCCTCAAACCTTGGGGCGGTTCCTTGCTGGGACAATTCGGCATCACCGTGAAACCGAATACCAACCAGACAGATCCTCCAAACACCAATAATACGGTCAGCGGCAATGCGACATGGGTGCGCCCGGCCAGCCTTAAAGTTACGGACCGTACCTTTAGAGCCGGTTTCGGTGTGGATGGTGCGCCTGTGTCTACGCCTTTGGATGTGGTGGCTGTCGGTGGGCGCTACAATGCGCCGGTGCTAGGCACAGTCGTGCTGGGCATGCCTGATCCTGTCATCGTGACCGAAAACAATGCACGGGTGGATTTCTACAGCGGCGGCGACTTGGGAATGACCTACTACATCACCGGTGTTTCTACGCCTTATGTCTCCAAGAACCCTGATGTGGACTTGGCTGTTCTTAAAGGCAGTAAAGTTACTGTCCTCAAGAACCAGCAGCCTGTGGATGTGAAAACTGCCCTGACTGCAACTGCGAAGACGGGCCTGATTACAGGTTCCTTCACCGTGAAGGATATCAATCCCCGCTTCGGTCCTGGTGCCACAGCTTTCATCACCCGCACCGTCAAGTTTGAAGGCGTGATCATCAACGAGCCTATCCCTGAATCGGAAGGCGGCGGCAGCCAGTTGGTGGGAGTGGGATACTTCCTGCTGCCGCAATTGCCGAATGCTACTGCTGGCACCACGGATAAAACGTCTCCCTTCTATTCTGGACGCTTTGTCTTCGAGCCCCTGCCTTAACCACCAGGTATAACCTCAACAAAAAAGCCACCTGTGAAGACAGGTGGCTTTTTATTTTGCGGGCCTCGCTACAAAAGCTCCTTCACATGCAGCGACGGGCTGGCTGCTCAGACTTTCGGAACGTGGGGGACAAGTACATCGGGGGCTTGATTGCGCTGGCGGAGGCGCTTGATGGCTTCTTTGGCAAAGACTTCCTGGGAGCGTTGGCCTTTGGCGGCGGCGGGGAGGATCCAGGTGCCGTCGGATTTGAGGATGCGGCCACGGGAAGTATCGGCAAAATGGGTCTCCAAGATTTGAGTGAGACGTTTTTTGGCTTCTTTCTCCTCCACCGGCACAAGCAGCTCTACCCGTTTGGAGAGGTTGCGGTTCATGAAGTCTGCGCTGGAGATGAAGATGACAGGTCGGCCACCCTGGCGGAAGTGGTAGATGCGGGCGTGTTCCAGGTAGCGATCAATGATGCTAAGGACACTGATGTTTTCGCTCAGGCCTTTGACCCCAGGACGCAGACAGCAGATGCCGCGCACGTTTAAGCGCACTTTGACTCCGGCCTGGGAAGCTTCATAGAGTGCCTCGATCATCTTGCGGTCTTCGAGGGCGTTCATCTTCAGCATGATCTCGGCTTCTTCTCCCTGGCGGGCGCGTTCGGTCTCACTATGGATCATGGTGAGCAGGCGCTCACGAAGACCAAAGGGGGCCATGGAGATGCGCTCAAAGTGAACGAAGCGTGAACGACCGGTGACAGTATTGAAGAAGGCGCTGGCGTCGCTGCCATAGCTTTGGCGGCAGGTCAGGTAGCTGATGTCTGTATAGAGCCTGGACGTGGCCTCATTGTAATTGCCGGTACCGAAGTGCATGTAGCGCACGAGGTGCCCGGCCTCCCGGCGCATGACGAGGCAGATTTTGGCATGGGTCTTCAGTCCGCGAACACCATAAATAATTTGGGCACCGGCATTCAGCAGGTCTTCAGCACGTTCGAGATTGCGGGCTTCATCAAAGCGGGCTTTGAGCTCTACAAGGACGGTGACGTGCTTGCCAGCTTCGGCTGCGCGAATGAGGGCGCTGATGATGCGGCTGTTTTTAGCGGTGCGGTAGAGGATTTGTTTGATGGCGATGACGTCCGGATCTGCCGCCGCTTCCTCTATGAGATGGAGGACGGGATCGAAGCTTTCATAGGGATGGTGGAGGAGGATGTCGCCGCGCTTGATCGCCTCAAACATGCTTTCTCCAGGTCCAATCTGTGGTGATGCTTGGCTATCCCAAGGTACGACTTTCAGTTCCTCAAAACCGGATAGGCCAGCGATGACAAAATAGGCGCGCAGGTCCAGTTCCCCAGGGATGGTATAGATCTGGGCACCTTTGCCGCCGCAGAGATCACGGATGGATTTGATCAGATCCCGTGGGGCACCATGCTCGATCTCGATGCGAATGGTGGCGCTTTGCAGACGGGCTTCGAGGACGTCCTCCATCTCGCTGGCGAGATCGGATGCGCTTTCGTCATCCACGGCAATGTCGGAATTCCTGCTGATGCGGAAACGGGCGCTGGCGGTGACTTTTTCCGAAGGGAAATAAAGGTGGAGGAAAAGGGAGAGCAGGTCCTCAAGGTTCAGGTAAGCATGGATGCCGCTTTCCACTTCAGGTACGAGAACATGGCGGGAAAGGTTAGACGGCAGAGTAAAAAGAACTAGGCGGCGAGTGGTCTTGCCTTCGGCCTCAGACTGCACGGTGCAAAGAAGGGCGATCTGGAGGGCTGGCACTGAGATGCGCGGTGCATCGTCATCCAGGGCGATGGGTGAGAGCAC
Protein-coding regions in this window:
- the ppk1 gene encoding polyphosphate kinase 1, with product MSLPRPASIFTDEHFLNRELSWLAFNERVLAEADRAELPVLERIKFLAITASNLDEFFMVRVGALQLLREQGRRVKDHAGLTPTQQWDQIQNRATAFVARQYDILQKDLLPMLREKGIRRLMPGDLTPAQRMHLEAYFIEHIFPVLSPIALDDDAPRISVPALQIALLCTVQSEAEGKTTRRLVLFTLPSNLSRHVLVPEVESGIHAYLNLEDLLSLFLHLYFPSEKVTASARFRISRNSDIAVDDESASDLASEMEDVLEARLQSATIRIEIEHGAPRDLIKSIRDLCGGKGAQIYTIPGELDLRAYFVIAGLSGFEELKVVPWDSQASPQIGPGESMFEAIKRGDILLHHPYESFDPVLHLIEEAAADPDVIAIKQILYRTAKNSRIISALIRAAEAGKHVTVLVELKARFDEARNLERAEDLLNAGAQIIYGVRGLKTHAKICLVMRREAGHLVRYMHFGTGNYNEATSRLYTDISYLTCRQSYGSDASAFFNTVTGRSRFVHFERISMAPFGLRERLLTMIHSETERARQGEEAEIMLKMNALEDRKMIEALYEASQAGVKVRLNVRGICCLRPGVKGLSENISVLSIIDRYLEHARIYHFRQGGRPVIFISSADFMNRNLSKRVELLVPVEEKEAKKRLTQILETHFADTSRGRILKSDGTWILPAAAKGQRSQEVFAKEAIKRLRQRNQAPDVLVPHVPKV